The nucleotide window ACATCTCATTTTCCTTTCCTTGTCTCCTGTTCTCATAGGATGAATCGGGCACAAACCTCTGGCTACGAGGCGGACGTGGGTACTAAAACCACTCATCACTTCATGTACCCTGAGAGTGCTCAGAATCTCCCGAGCAACGTGTCCTTGGTCCTGATCCCATTTAAAGTGTTAGACATGAAGTGGCTAATCAGTGCCTTCACCACGGGCCAAATCACTCGGTGAGTCAATAGCTGAATCAGACTTGTGACTCCATGGTGGTCAACTTCCCTCCATGTTATATTTACATTTGTTTTGTTTTCCATCTCTATTGAATGGAAGGCAACAacacaattagaatcatagaattcctacagtgcagaaggaggccattcggcctattgggcctgcaccgacaatcccccccaggccctatccccatagccccacatatttaacctgctaattctcctgacaccaagggcaggattttcatagaatcatagaaaccctacagcacagaaagaggccatttggcccattgagtctgcaccgaccacaatcccacccaggccctaccctcatacccctacatattttacccactaatccctctaacctatgaatcccaggacactaagggcaattttagcatggccaatcaacctaacccacacatctttggactgtgggaggaaaccggagcacccggaggaaaccgatgcagacatgaggagaatgtgcaaactccacacagacagtgacccaagctgggaatcgaacccaggtccctggagctgtgaagcagcagtgctaaccactgtgctaccgtgccgccctaaaaacattttccagccacactcgccccaaaactgaaaaataccacccaaggtcagcggacctttgcatggtctgcacccttcactccctctatcaccaatgaacaatggcagcagtgtccaccaactacaaaatgtactgcaggaactcaccaaggttccttacgcagtagcttccaaacccatgatcagtaCCActgagaagaacaagggcagcagacacatgggatcaCACCAtcctacttggaaatatgtcaccgttccttcactgtcgctgggtcaaaatcttgggactccatccctaacagcactgtgggtgtgcctacaccacatggactgcagcagttcaagaaggcaccttctcaaggacaattaggggtgggcaataaatgttggcctagtcagcaatgcccacatcccatgaatgaatatattaaAACAAGTGTCCATTGGACACACAAATTCAATGAAAATAAAGGATAAATTAATATGTTGATCAAGAATTTTCGATGCACTGTCGGTCAACAATTAACAATATATATCCAAGTTGATCAATACGATACAATTAGACATCAGATTGTTTCGATAAAATTATTATATTCTCTTTAACTCTGTGCTCAGAATGAGATTAATTAATGACATTTTTTACATTTTATTCTTTTATGAACAGCACATATGCACCAGTGTTACGTAAGATCAATGCAAATAAAGACAAGGTGAGTTGGAATTTTGTTCTCTGTATTTAGTTGGGAATGTGCAGGTGGAAGATCTTTGGTGACTGGTTGAGGTCACATTTACATTATAGTTGGAACATTTCTACCAACGCTGGAGTTCTAGTGCCCGCTTCCAGATCAAAGCTGTGAGACATCTTGGAAAAATCCTATCAAACACTGATATTGAATGTATTTTttgtacattttaaaaatcacactGTAATATAGTgattatgggctggattttcatcctaGTGATGGTTATTGGTAGTTGGGAATTGGTAATGAGGACATCTCTCCAGCTTGTTGCGGAAGCATAAAGGAGCAAAAAATGCATTATTCAACCAGACCTAAACTTCAActcaaaggctatgggccaagtgctggtaaatggcatTAGGTGGAagctcaggtgtttctcgcatgtcggtgtgggctcaaagggtcgaagggcctcttctgcactgtctgattcaGTGATTAATTATTTTCATGGCTGACAGCATCAGCATGTTAAGGGAACACAAATTTGACTGCATCTCCCAGGGTTCAGGGTCATTGATTGCATTTCTGTTGATATCCTGTGTGCCTTGTATAAACCATGAGGAATTTGATTCAAAAGCCAGCTGGTTTGCAACCAGCAGCACAGAATCATGCTGCTTTTTTGGGTgtttgcacattgcctcattttaGGCATACACAGCACTCGTAGAGTTGCAGCTTATCTTACAACTTacctttgttggagcagagaggtctgaggggcaacctgattagGAGGGGcgtagacagagtggataaggagcagctgttccctttagatagagtcatagaggtttacagcatggaaacaggcccttcgtccgaacttgtccatgccgcccttttttataaaccgctaagctaatcccaattgcccacatttagcccatattactctatacccatcttatccatgtaactgtctaaatgctttttaaaagacaaaattgtatccgcctctacttctacctctggcagcttgtcccagacactcaccatcctctgtgtgtaaaaattgcccctctggacacttttgtatctctcccctctcaccttaaacctatgccctctagatttagactcccctacctttgggaaaagatattgactatctagctgatctgtgcccctcattattttatagacctctataagatcatccctcagcctcctacgttccagagaaaaaagtcccagtctatccagcctctccttataactcaaaccatcaagtcccagtaacatgctagtaaatcttttctgcgctctttttagtttaataatatcctttctatattagggtgatcagaactgtacacagtattccaagtgttgaaGGGTCACTCACAAAGGGACATAAGTTCaacgtgaggggcaggaggtttaggggtgatgtaaggaaaaacgtttttacccagagggtggtgacggtctgaaatgcgctgcctgggcGTGTGGCAGAGgcgggttgcttcacatcctttaagaagtacctggatgagcacttgacatgtCGTATCATTCAAGGCTCTGGGCCAagggctggtagatgggattttgtgggagttcaggtgtttctcgcctgctggtgcagacttgatgggccaaagtgcctcttctgcacggtatgattctatgttctaagtccaaTTACTTCTTCTTGAAATTTTCAGGTGTTGATCTATAGCCCGCATTTTTTTAAGTATGTTCATGACAACTGGAATGAGCACCAAGGAAGATACTGCTCGACTGGAATGCTGGTCATAGCTTTTGCACTTCATGTTTGTGATGAGGTAAATGTGACTTCTGGTGCATCATACTCATTAAAAAGAAAAGTAATAAAGCCCTTGTATTGCTCATTTGGTAAATATACCACCAAATGTTGGACAGCCACGTGGATTCGAGTATAGAAGAGGGAGGAGTGATCTGATCGGGGTGTTTAACATGTTGAAGGTAGTCGGCTGGGTAGAATCagagaagctgttttccccgacGGGAGAATCAAGGACAAAGGGTTGCAGTCTTAAAATTGGAGTCGGGCCATTAGGAATAAAATTAGGGAACACTTCAATCATGCAGCATGtcatggaaatctggaattctgtcCCCCAAATGGTTGTGTTTGCTCTGACGAAAAGGGCTACCAAGAGTAATATTGATTAGGcaaaggtatcaagggatatggaagcaaaataggtaaatggaatttgggttcagatcagtcatgaatgacagagtaggctcaaggggacgaatggtctattcctgttcctatgttcctagatGACGAATACTCAATCCCAGGTTCATATACATAAAACTGCTAATCTCGATGGAGTAATTGGCCTCAGTGCCCCTGATTAAGCAAATTGAAAGATTAGCAGTGCTTATTCTCCTGTGATGTTTGTTTTGCTGGAAAGGGCCTGTGTGGATATCACACCAATTCAGAATCAAGCTGTGTgacccaacccatccctccaccatcgacaagggtAGTCCCATCCTTGTAACCTCAAGTCACTGTCAAAAGGGGGAATAAAAGGGGAGAAAATTTGGACTTCCTTCTCATGTGCAGCTTCACTTTTAACAGATGTGCTGCCTCTGCTTTGCAGGTGAGCGTTTATGGATTTGGAGCCGACAGTTTAGGAAACTGGCACCATTACTGGGAGAAGAATGGTGGCGCAGGAGCCTTCAAAGGGACAGGCGTTCATAATGGAAACTTCGAAGCCAATGTCACTAAGTCGCTTGCCAATGTTGGTAAAATAAAATTCTTTCAAGGTGTTTGACCGTGAAAAGACTGTGTGTGGGCGCCAGATGAGGATCATACATCTTGTAAATATCatcatgtttaatgaggtgatgAATGGTTGAACGAGGAAATCTAACGCTGCTTTGGAAACTCAGAAGATCAACTCCTAATCAACTGTATAGTTACACAAATGAAAAGTCAAATTGCTTCTATTCTCTTCCAATGATGTGCCTTAATTCTAATCTTACCAAACAATGCCTTACTGATTTTTTTGTCCCTATTTTAGCAACTATCTTTGATCTGTCTGAGTGTGTTTTTCAATCCAGGCTAATTCATACCAAATTATGAGGATTTTCACAAGCTGTGGACTTGTATCGATCACTGACTCAGAGGAAACTACCTTAGACTCACTTCATGTCTCTAGCTTTAGCCCGAAGATCATTTCTGCAGTTGGGAGCGAGTTAGGGTGGCGAGAATTTGTCTGTCATGTATTGTATTAAAATATTATCCACAGGAACTGTCAGTTTGAGTTCAGCAGGTGTGATCATCTAGTCAGCTTTCCATTGTCTGGTTTCATCCAGACTGCTAACACAAAAGAGACTGGCACAGCCAAAACAAACCATGGTAAACTCATTCATAGTGACGAGAGTTTTGGAACATGAACAAAATAGTTTCCAGAGAAGAGAAGCTGAACAATTTACTGAGTTGGTGATGGCTTTAAATGGATTGTGGGGATTTGAGAATGATGATTGACAGAATGGAGTTGATCGAATTTCTTCCTACAATGCCGTGTTATATTTAAAAAGAGAGAATTTTTACTGTGCAAAGAGGCTGACAATGAATGTGGTGTTGTCAGCACGACACTCAATATGACATTGTAATTTAGTTAAACTTATGCCTAGGAGTTCCGCAGAATGGCTGAGCATATAAAAAATGTATCTCAGTCAGGAAAATGAGAAAGCTTGCAAATTTCATCATTGGCCTGTGCTGAGTTAACTAATTTAAGCAGAATAATGGGCCCAGACAACAAAAGAGAAACACCAGTCTTGATATATATTTCAATCACTGTCCAGTTACCCCTACTTCAACTTGCCTATATGCAGACGTTGGGGCTTTGGCTGTGATTCCAGTATGGATGAATAGCCTGCTATGCTCACTGCCCAGGCTCTGCATTTGGATGAGCTTAACTAGAGTGTCCAGCATCACGGAATCCTATCCCAGAGAGTGCCTGTACCATTcgggggagagaaggggaagaAATGAGTGGATGTGAAATGGAAGAAAGCAACACCAGTCCTCATGGCAGCTCCCCACTGCCAATACCTTTAAAAAAATGTTGCTGTCTTCATGAGGAACTAAATGTTAAATATTTTCTCGTTTGTTTACAAATCGCACTGAAAGTCACTACCGTCCCTTACATCCAATGCAAGGAGCCACTTCCGCCATCAAAATTTTCACCtgttcttctttttcactaaatCCATGGACCTTTTAAGCCCCATTATATTGGCATTCTGAAAGAACACCGATATTAACCAGTGAAGTACTTAATTGCAATTAAATTTAGTGCAGAGCTATATTTATTGGGGGTGATGCGGATATAATTGGTTATCATCCCTGTTATGGCGCATTTCTGAAATGAATTGGCCAAACACCCTATTTCCATTCTGATtgatggttgtgtgtgtgtgtatatgcatggTGGGGTATATCAAGAGGAATATACCCCATGCTGACCTTGTCTCAGGCGACACTCTGGTTGCCTTTGTATTCTGAGTATGAATAAATCATCAAGAGTTCCTGCTCCTGGTCATTGTAGTGCTGGAAAGTGAACTCTTGTGGCTATTGGTTGGAGATTGGATCAGATTCAGCTGTGatgcacccccacccacccctattGTCAAAGTAGCTTGCCTGCATTCGCTATTGAAACTCGTCAGGTGAAGAATGGCTGCTTGAATCCTCTGAAAAACACACTGCAGAAATCGCCACCTTTCCTGAAAAACTGTCAAGTCGGTTGACATCCACCAACGTACCgatcagtctttctctctcttgctgaagAGAGTCATGTGGGAACTGACTAAATAGTTCCAACAGACATTTTATAGAACTGAATCTGAGGCAGGAGAATGTTCCACACTAACAATGAAAGTTGAAAAACACTACCTCTTATTCTGAACCCTGGACTCCTGAAAAGAGACAAATCCAAAGGATCGTTTGAAGAGACCAAATTGCCTTAAACAGGTTGTAAGATGTACTCAATGATTAGTTTTGTAGAGTAGCAGCCAGAGAGGGGAAGAAATGTCTGACTGTTTTATCAGCCATCGAGTAGTTACAAAAGTAGCTAAGCTGAAGTCAGAGGAAAAGGTATTTGAAGGATGGCTAAGTTCAAATTAATGGACGTCAGTGATGTTGTGTTTGCATGTGTACATGAAgtataaaaatgtttattttgtgtATATTAGCTTATCTCAGGAATGGAATGTATGTGACAATGGGCCTCAATTAAAATGAGCTGTTCTCACCTTATTGTGAGGTCAGCACATTTATGCATAGGATTAGTGCACACATTATCGCTGGCCCCTCACTGGCACTTGGGAAGTGTGCCAAAGGGCAGATAATACCTCTCAAACTCTGCCCCAGAATACGTCATATAACGGAATATGAGGATAAAAGGGATAATTCCTGCCATCCCACTCCTCCTTGCAGGGTTCCCACTCCATGGGAATCCATGTCGAATTTGCAGCAATGTTGGCCTGATTTTCCAAACCTCATTTCTCTCAAGTAGATGTCATGAGGAGTTTGGAGTTAACCctacagatagaacatagaacagtacagcacagaacaggcccttcggcccacgatgttgtgctgagctttatctgaaaccaagatcaagctatcccactccctatcatccatgGACCCTATAGTTATCTAGGAAGATCTAGGAAGTGGGAAGTTCTTAACTATATGTAACCAAATGAATTGCTGAAATGGAAGGATGTTGCCAATTTATTGGGCCCTGAGTAAATACGGGGTACTATTGATGCACAGAATTTTTTCAATGAAATGTATGTTGCTGGTAACTTTATATGACTTTACTTGTATCTGAACTGAAGGCTTTCAAAGAGTTTCTCTCCAGCCCAAACTAACACGAAAGTAAAAGCAAaagactgtggatgctggagatctgaaataaaaacagaaaaactaACACAAGTTGGTTGAAGGGGCCCAGTCACTCAAGGGTCCGGATTTTTGAAGAGTTGAAATAAGTTGAAGGAGAAAATTCTGAACTCTTTATACAGTtcctaactttttttaaaatctcaacatAGTAGAATTGCAATATCCATGATGCATGGACTTCAGCCTGGTCTTAGCTTCTttagataatgggtgggattttctggccgtgctcgccccaagatcggaaaatcccccccgagttcagtggatctttgcatggtcctgtcccacccgctatgggtcccatggcgggcgggacaggaaaattccgccctgaaTCTGGCCTAATGTGACACCTAATTCAAGACTAAAGCAGTTAAATCTTTCAGACAGCTCACTTAGTAAATGGGCTGCAGCACTGATCTGTACCGACCGTGACAGTTCCAACTTTTATCTTTGTTTAGTACTCAATAAAGATGATCTCAGCAGTTCAGTGGCAGAGACACTAGAGATGGCTTCCCTGCCCCTGAGGCAGATAAAGGATCAGCAAGAATCCTGATTGTGATCAGTGTTCAGCTGATCCCGCTGCAAGGACTGTGCACTACTGACAATGCAGTAAATAatctactgacacacacacatgaggAATATGACTGAATCACCGTACAACAATTGGCAGTCCTCTGTGGAGTTGTACCCAGTTAAGATAATGGTGTAAAACAGGCAATATCAGTTCAGCTATCCAAGGCTTGACTTCCGATTGTCATTTCCACTGAAATTGACAGAAAATTTGGGACATTTGTGTAATGGGAGGCTGAAACTATAAAGTCTGTTATATAACTGTAAATTCCAATTTGCCCCATTGTCTTTTGTGGGAGGAAAATTGGAAAGTATAGTTTATATTTTTATCGGGTTTTTTTGTTGTATGGTAGGTGAATAGGATGATAATTTTACAAAGAACTTTTGAAATCATGTGATGCATTGAAAAAATAATTGTACCTTTTAGTTAATTCAATGTCATTCTGCATCAATACTGGATGCAAAATTGTGGTTTAAAATTTGGAGAGAAAACGTAAAAGGGATAAGGAATACAGAA belongs to Mustelus asterias chromosome 7, sMusAst1.hap1.1, whole genome shotgun sequence and includes:
- the LOC144495609 gene encoding CMP-N-acetylneuraminate-beta-galactosamide-alpha-2,3-sialyltransferase 1-like, coding for MLVHKLQKLHWFLYLLLFALLLLSVFFTYTDKINVTLHKFFTMRKCKCSRCVSELGESEWFDKRYIPTMYPILTKSNYTIPEESYKWWLRLQQEKNPSNLSDIMEELFNLFPGDNMFMDQGANRCRTCAVVGNSGNLKGSKYGPSIDANDLIMRMNRAQTSGYEADVGTKTTHHFMYPESAQNLPSNVSLVLIPFKVLDMKWLISAFTTGQITRTYAPVLRKINANKDKVLIYSPHFFKYVHDNWNEHQGRYCSTGMLVIAFALHVCDEVSVYGFGADSLGNWHHYWEKNGGAGAFKGTGVHNGNFEANVTKSLANVGKIKFFQGV